The stretch of DNA GTATGCAAGGTGCTTGATTGCCCGTGTTTTGTCTGTGCTCGATGACCACATGATTGCTTAAAGTTCACCTTGTGTGAATGATGAACATATGATAGCATAAAGTGAACCTTTGCTGGGACATATGATAACAAGGAATGTTGATATTGGTGTGTAATGTTTTACATTTGACATTATTTATGATTCAACCTTGTCAAATTTTCGGAATATTTTGATGGTTGTTAACCAATACTCAGAACACAACTGGAATATCAAGTCCTAAGgatatttttgatatttcagCCTACAAAGTAAGCAACTATCCACCCACCTATATACacccaagctagctagctaatacTTACCCAGGCTACCTCGATACTCTATAAATCCCCAAACAGGGTGTTCAGCCATTATAAGGATTTGCAACAGTTTTCTGTTAAAACTAGTGCTAAACCTTTGGGGGCATTTGATAGGTGAGGAAAGAGGGAGGTGATTTGATTGGTTAGGAACATGGGAGGACAAGGATTGCCTCAAAGCTTTATCCCATCAGGATTATTTTGACCAAACCCAGTAGACAAAATAGCCCTAAATGTGTTGAAAATCAAAACAGAGGTacagtttccttttttttttcacaactcAGTAGAAACCAGATGTTTTGCGAATTCCTGAGAGTAAATATTCTCATGAACTGTCCTCCCATCCTCAATCTATTCCCAGGCTACCCTGTTGCACTCATCATGATTTCTCTTACAAAGCCCAATTTGTATTTTTGCTGAATCCTCCTACATGTTTTAGATGAATTCTTCCTATCATAGACAGtggaaaaatgagaaaaataacttatttttcatgttgttATTTCTCCACCGTTTTACAGTGCTGGCAGCAAGAACTGGGAATTGAGATCCATTGATCTCAACATTGATTGGTTTATTTCTGAAACAGACTATAGCTTGTTCTGATGTCACAGATTTTATTCCTGTGTAGTCATGCAGTAAGGTACTGGTAGATACCATTATATGTTACACAAAAAAATGGGCTTAATTGAAAACCTACAGACTGGCCATGAATATTTATCATCACTTGTTAGATTGTTGCCACCACACTTCTAGCATCTAGAGTTAGTTGTGCCAAAATTATGCATTTTCATGGTTCACAGGGTAAATGTTCTATGGTTtgaataaattttcttttttaacttTGGTAAGATTATGAAAGTTTTGGTATCCCTATTGGCTACTAGTGCTGCtttttttggttaaaatgCAAGCACTGACTGCATGCTGGTTCTTTTGATTACTAATTGTTTTCTGAATCAGCAAGTGGTGGACTGCTTTATGGGAACTCATTGAATGTTTTGGTATGTAGGCCTTTTGGCATCATTTCAGTGTTGAACATATATTCTTGTGGCATAACTTGTGCCAACCAtggtattattttttggtttgtcAGAAGGTGTTGCCGACCTTTTTAATGCAAAACAGTAGGATTCTCCTACTGTGTTGCAATGCCTTGTCaacattatttgattttatttcataTCCATCCTTGCaatattgtttaattaatgtaTGTTCGTTACATGCTGCTAGTGATGAGCCTAAGTAACTGTATTTACTTTTGTTGCTTCCAGGACTAGGCATCAGGCATCATGTCAGGAAGAGAGCGCCATCCACGTCGTTTTATTGAGGATGGCAGGGGCTATGCTGACATTCGTGTAGTTGATGAACATAGGGGCTATCGTGACATCCGTGTAGTCGAGGATTGTAGGGGCTACCCTGGCATTCGTGTCATTGAGGATCATAGGGGTTATCCTGACATCCGTGAAGGTCCTGTCATGAGGGTGGCACATCGCCCTCGCACACCTATTTTGGAGGAAGAAATTGAAATTCAGGAGGCCGAAATCAGGAGGCTTATGGCAGATCACCGTGCTCTTGGCGATGAACATTTGGCCTTACACCGAGAATTACAAGCTGGAAAAGATGAGATCCGTCACTTGAACATGATCATTGCGGACATCAGTGCCAAAAAGGAAGTTTATATCACTGAGCTCGTTGACAAAAGGAGGAAGCTTGAAGCTGAACTTAGAGCAAATGAGTCTTTAAGAGATGAGGTTGTGCAGCTTCAGGGTGAAATTGATAAGCACATTGTAGTTAGGAAAGAACTCTCTGCGAAGGCTGCATCTATTATGCATGAACTAACAAGGGAAAATTCTAGTAAACAGCAGATTCCTATGTTGAAAGCAGAGATCGATGCCCTTCGACAGGAACTTGTTCATGCAAGGTGTGTCTCCTTTGCCACCTCTGATTATCAGATACCTTAGCAAGTTGTTCAGAGGATTTAGGGTCATTGAATTTGTCCTTTTGCAGGACTGCATGTGAACTAGAGAAGAAGGGAAATTTCGAGTTGGTTGAACAGAAGAAAGCAATGGAGAAGAGCATGACTTCGATGGCACAGGAAATTGAACAAATGCGAGCGGAATTAGCTAATTCTGAAGGGAGACCATGGGGTCCTGGTATGTTTTGGAATATTTTACAGCATTTGTTGACCtctcatttctttttcatgcATGATTCATTTCTTTGACAGTAATCTGTGAGTGTTGTCCTGTGTTAAGAGAAACCAAACAGAgtttttgattaaaaattgTGGCATGCTGCGTGTAGGGCCTGTAGGTTAAATCATGATGCATTCACTGTGCATTTAAACCTTTAATGACTGCATGAACTTCTGCATATTGCTGCATTTCGATTGACCATATATCTGCCATCACCAGTAGGATATTAGAGActcatttgtttttctgttttatGGGAACACTATTGTCATTATATTATCTGAATTTTGTCTGCATGGACAATACTGCACTGATCCCCAACTCTATGTTCTACCCATAGAtgccttaaattttaaaatgtagATCCCTTGCTTGAAGTTAATTATCAGGTAAACTCAAGCCATCATGAAGTGCATTTTAGCATTTGGGTAATTGCACAATTGGAGGCCTTATATTCCAACACAGTTTAGTAATTGATACTATGTTCTGTTTTCTACCATCTTTGCATAGCCTAGGTATGGAGTCTGACTCATTTTGTCAAATGTAGCACATAACCTAGTCATAGGTTCAACATTAATaattgaccatttattttccagtGTCTCATCATTTAAAGTTTTGGCCTCCTATATGCCCAACATTTAGCATAGTTTAACTGTCCAAAgggatgatgaaaaatataaggtaTTTGCATGCCAAAGAAGGGTAAAAATCAGGACTGTTCCTCATCAACAATGAGTTTTTAATTTCGAAGACTTGTAACAATGTTCTGAAAGCACTAAGCGAATGGCAGAATGGCACCTGCTGAACGACCAGTCAGACTGCACATCCTCCCAGGCAGGCTATACAGCAAATAGGCATAAGGCAGGGGACCTAGGAGTGCTAGACAGTTGTCTTAGCCTAGAGGCAGTAGAGGGTGATTTTATCCAGACTAGATTCATTGAAcagtttttcttgttttttgcattgacaatttatatttatgtggaATAATGTAGACTTTTCTCGTGTGTTTACGTGATGTTTAAGGTGTGACATATGGGATGAGGATGGGAAGCCCTGAAGTGACCTTCGCTACTCCATATGGAGATAACTACAATATCCACGCGGTACGATAATACGCAATATAGCAGATATGATACTTCCCTTATAAGTTATTAAGCTAAAATGACTCCTACttgttttttctaatttactattttgttACCAGGGAGCTTCTGAGAAAGGTTATTCACATATTCCTGAATCAAGCTCATGGGGTGCATATGACAACAATCGCCTTCAATACCGTTAAGTTCGCAGCTGCTATAAAAAATGTCCATGAAGAGAGAACCCTCCTGGGACCAATGGTCATATCACATGGTTTAAGTTGTCGTATCTACCTCCTTGTTTGCGGTACAATCAAGAGTTGTCTTTGCtaattaaagtttatattCTTCTAATCCTTTTGTTTCCTGTGTTAgtcatataaaatatgttccaATGGTATCCAAGTACTACGTACACTTTGGCTTGTACCTATATCCATATTTCCTTGGTTACATGGATCCATGAAAcagttatttttaatatgactTGGGTATATAGGATATAAATTAGTTAGTGACTGTCATGCCACATATGGATCATGAAATCTGAATTTGATGTGGAGATATAATTAAGCATCTGAATTTGATGACATTCTGGAAAACAAACCACTGAGCTTTTTATGAGATGAATATGCATTGTTGATTGTGTTTACTACTATTGTTCTATACCACAATAAGTAATTTATGGTTTCTATCATGTTAAGTTTTGCAATGATATTTATGTTAAGGATGTTAATCTCTTTATGCTAGATTATTTCAAGCATTAATACCTGTTaccagatttttttcatttacatgGGCGACAAGCATTTTTTGGTAGAGCTCTCTTGCCACATGCACAAATGATCTTTTCTTCACAGACCATGCTTTTCTTATCTAGGTTGACAGTGACGACTAATAGTGAATATGAT from Oryza brachyantha chromosome 12, ObraRS2, whole genome shotgun sequence encodes:
- the LOC102702801 gene encoding protein FLX-like 3, with product MSGRERHPRRFIEDGRGYADIRVVDEHRGYRDIRVVEDCRGYPGIRVIEDHRGYPDIREGPVMRVAHRPRTPILEEEIEIQEAEIRRLMADHRALGDEHLALHRELQAGKDEIRHLNMIIADISAKKEVYITELVDKRRKLEAELRANESLRDEVVQLQGEIDKHIVVRKELSAKAASIMHELTRENSSKQQIPMLKAEIDALRQELVHARTACELEKKGNFELVEQKKAMEKSMTSMAQEIEQMRAELANSEGRPWGPGVTYGMRMGSPEVTFATPYGDNYNIHAGASEKGYSHIPESSSWGAYDNNRLQYR